The following coding sequences are from one Leptolyngbya sp. NIES-3755 window:
- a CDS encoding hypothetical protein (similar to AA sequence:cyanobase_aa:LBDG_20330) encodes MTLGDREPTEMEESTGKRSRLISKVLAPAVRLWLRSQVEHVEDLHVEITAGDRQILSGYIEQLEISAKNAIYQGLALNQIQLTGQNIRVNAGQIVRGKPLQLLEPIRIQGSVLLEEADLNTSLKAPLLKAGVTEFLQTLLRSGTAGISNDRDLNLQNLTIQLRSQQVVLGATLISDSGNETPIAIRTGFALAAPNLLKLVNPQWLPHAAAKRGLPLSDLDGYTFNLGDETEIHELAIDPEKVTCQGKLIVLPA; translated from the coding sequence ATGACTTTGGGCGATCGAGAACCGACTGAAATGGAAGAATCGACAGGCAAAAGAAGTCGATTGATTAGTAAAGTACTCGCGCCCGCAGTTCGGTTGTGGTTGCGATCCCAGGTCGAACACGTGGAAGATCTGCACGTCGAAATCACCGCAGGCGATCGACAAATCCTATCGGGCTACATCGAACAGCTTGAGATTTCTGCCAAAAACGCGATTTATCAAGGCTTAGCGCTGAATCAAATCCAACTGACCGGACAAAATATTCGTGTAAATGCGGGTCAAATCGTGCGAGGTAAACCGCTTCAATTGCTCGAACCCATCCGAATTCAGGGATCGGTTTTATTAGAAGAAGCTGACTTAAATACCTCGCTCAAAGCGCCGTTACTGAAAGCAGGCGTGACAGAATTTCTCCAAACACTTTTGCGATCGGGGACAGCGGGGATCAGTAATGATCGCGATCTTAATTTGCAAAATCTCACGATTCAACTGCGATCCCAACAAGTCGTGTTAGGCGCAACTTTGATTTCGGATAGTGGGAATGAAACACCGATTGCGATTCGGACAGGATTCGCTCTTGCGGCTCCGAACTTGCTCAAATTAGTGAATCCTCAATGGTTGCCTCATGCCGCTGCAAAAAGAGGATTACCGCTCTCAGATTTGGACGGCTACACCTTTAATTTGGGAGATGAAACGGAAATTCACGAACTCGCGATCGATCCCGAAAAAGTCACCTGCCAAGGGAAACTCATCGTTCTGCCCGCATGA
- a CDS encoding response regulator receiver protein (similar to AA sequence:cyanobase_aa:Cyan7425_1423), translating into MATILVVEDTQTDAERVRMALAPYRWELKFVMSSTEARCAIQEELPVAIVLDILLPDDTGFQLCRDLKADPVTAKIPIIMCSSKSTDIDRFWALKQGAAFFLAKPIDPIVLAQFVRQLVPEPEPIPESLPLPIEQSPIHPYAHWNFLAS; encoded by the coding sequence ATGGCGACGATTCTTGTTGTAGAAGACACTCAAACGGATGCAGAACGAGTCCGAATGGCTCTAGCGCCCTACCGCTGGGAGCTAAAATTTGTCATGAGCAGCACCGAGGCGAGATGTGCAATCCAAGAAGAGTTGCCTGTCGCGATCGTGCTCGATATTCTCTTGCCCGATGACACAGGGTTTCAACTCTGCCGCGATCTTAAAGCTGATCCAGTTACGGCAAAGATTCCCATCATTATGTGTTCGAGCAAATCTACAGATATCGATCGCTTTTGGGCACTGAAACAAGGAGCCGCGTTTTTCCTTGCTAAACCGATTGATCCGATCGTGCTTGCCCAATTCGTTCGACAACTCGTTCCAGAACCAGAGCCGATTCCTGAATCCTTGCCCCTTCCAATCGAACAAAGTCCGATTCACCCTTACGCGCACTGGAACTTTCTCGCATCATGA